The DNA window AAGACCGTCGATCCCGCTCTGGTCGACTTCAACTACGCCGGTGAGTCCTACGACGCAGTCATCATCGCTGCTCTCGCCGCGGAGCAGGCCAAGTCGACTGCAGGCACGGACATCGCTGCCAGCATCAACAGCGTCACCAAGGACGGCGAGAAGTGCACCACGTACGCACAGTGCCTTCCACTCGTCCAGGCCGGAACGGACATCGACTACGACGGTGTCACCGGTCAGCTGAACTTCAGCGACGCAGGTGAGCCCGCAACCGGTTCGTACGGCAACCTGGTCTTCGGACCTGACAACACCCTCACCACAGACGGATACATCGTCGTTGGAGAGTGATCGATCCGCAGTACTGAATTGACGAAGAACCCCGGTCCGATCCGTCGGCCCGGGGTTCTTCGTTTTCTGTGCCCGGCCGGTGACCGAATGAGTCGTTCGCTTACAGGGCGGTTTCAGGTGACCGAATGAGTCGTTCGCTCACTCAGAGTGACCGAGACAGACATTCGCTCACCCGCTGGGACCGAATCAGGCATTCGGTCACCCCCGGACAGCGCAGAACCCGGGCCTGTGGAGCTAAGACCCGGGTTCGTGAGCGAACGGAAAGCTACTTCTTCTCCTTGCTTCCGGCTAGGGTGCCGAGGTACAGCTCGATGACCTTGGGGTCGTTCATCAGATTGGTTCCGGTATCGGTGTACGCGTTCCGGCCTTGGTCGAGCACGTATCCGCGGTCGCAGATCTGCAGGCAGCGACGCGCGTTCTGCTCGACCATGATGATGGAGACACCGGTCGCGTTGATTTTCTTGCAGCGGATGAACACTTCGTCCTGGAACATCGGCGACAGACCTGCTGACGGCTCGTCGAGTAGCAGCACAGACGGCTCCATCATCAGTGCGCGCCCCATGGCGACCATCTGGCGTTCACCGCCGGAGAGTGCACCCGCTTTGACCTTCTTGCGTTCGCCGAGCAGTGGAAACAGCTCGCTGACGAACTCGAATCGTTCCGTGAACTTCTTCGGCCGCAGATAGATACCCATCTCGAGGTTCTCTTCGATGGTGAGCGACGGGAAGACGTTCTGCGTCTGCGGGACGTATCCGACGCCTTTGGTGACGAGCACGTGTGCCTCGGCGGACGTGATGTTGTCCCCACGCAGCTTCACCGATCCCTCGCGGACCGGAATCAGTCCGAACAGGGTCTTGAGCAACGTCGACTTTCCGGCACCGTTGGGTCCGATGATGCCGACGATTTCGCCGTCCTTCAGAAAGAAGTTGCACTCGTTCAGGATGTTGACGCCGGGAATGTACCCCGCCACCAAGTTGTCCGCGCGGACGAGTGCGCCTTCGGCGAGACGCGCGTGTTCGCCTGCTGTAGCGGCGAATTCCGCCGGGGTCAGTTTCGTTGTGCTCGGTTCGCTCATGAGCCGTCTTCTTCCTTGGCGTGCTTGGCCGGCGCCGGCGTGATGTCGGCCGGAGCCACGAATTCCGGCCCGGACAAGTCTCCGCCTGCTTCGAGTTCCTCGGCTTCGGCCTGCTCCAGTGCTTCGGCCAATTCGGCTGTCGCGCCGACTGGATTGCCGTTTTCGTCGAATTCGAGCGCCTGGTCGTGGTGGCTGCCGAGGTAGGCGTCGACGACGGCGCCGTTGTTCGACAGGTCTTCGGGGGTGGACTCGGCGATGACACTTCCCTGGGCCATGACCACGACCCAGTCGCTGATGTCACGGATGACGTCCATGTCATGTTCGACGAACACCACGGTCATACCGTCGTCGCGCAGTGACTTGATGTGGCCCAGAAGGCTTTGAGTCAGAGCGGGATTGACGCCTGCCATCGGCTCGTCGAGCATGACGACCGCAGGATCTGTCATCAATGCACGCGCCATCTCCAGCAACTTACGCTGACCACCCGACATCGATCCCGCGAGATCGTCGGCTTTGGTGTCGAGCTTGAACCTCTCGAGAAGTTGGTATGCGCGTTCGGTGATCTCCTTCTCCTGCTTCTTCCACGTCCACGGCATCAGCGTGTTGAAGATCCGCTCGCCGCGTTGGCCGGTAGCTCCGAGCCGGACGTTGTCGAGCACCGTCAACTTCGACAGCGCCTTGGTGAGCTGAAACGTCCGGACGACGCCTTTGCGTGCGACCTGGTGGGGATGCATCTTGCCGAGCGACTGACCGTCCATCGACCATGTCCCGGTGTCGGGTCGGTCGAAGCCGGTGAGCAGATTGAACAACGTCGTCTTGCCTGCACCGTTGGGGCCGATAAGGCCAGTGATGCAGCCACGTTGGATTTCGAGGTGGGCGACATCGACCGCCTTGAGGCCGCCGAACGTACGGGACACCCCGTCGACGACGAGAGTCGCGTCCGGTTTGGGCGCGCCCGGTGTCTGTGGGACGGCGGCGAAAAGCGTTGACCGCTCCTCGGCGCTGAGTACTCGCTTGATGCCGTGCCCGGTCTTGGAACTGGGCCCTGCTGTTGACGAACTAGGCATTGAGTTGGACCTCTCGCTTGTTGCCGAGGATTCCTTGTGGTCTGAAGACCATCAGGACGGCGATGAGGATGCCCAGTAGTACGAATCGTGTTGCTCCGACCTGCTGTTCACTGAGATTCAACAGAGGGTCGGGACCGGAGATCGCCTGCCGGAGGAGGGCGTCGGGGATAGACAGCAGGAACCAGAACAGCATCGCACCGAGCACAGGTCCGAACACCGTCGCCGCACCACCGAGGATGAGGGCACCGAACGCGAAGAACGTCTGGGCCGTCGAATAGAAATCGGGGTTGATGGACTTGGTCTGCAGGGCGTTGAACACACCGCCCATGCCGCCGATGACGCCGCCGAGGACGAGTGCCTGCATCTTGTAGACGAAGACGTTCTTTCCCAGCGAGCGGGCAGCGTCCTCGTCTTCTCGAACCGCTTTCAGAACGCGGCCCCACGGACTGTGTGTGAGTAGGTAGATCAATCCGCAGAGCAGTAGGACGAGTGTCCACCCCACGACCATCGCCCACAGATCGTCACCGTAGAACTTGACGCCGATGAAGGCGTACTGCTTACCGGAGTCGAACGGACTGAGCGAGGTGAACGGATCTGCGAAACCGAAGATTCCGTTCGTGGACTTGGTCACCGGATCCGTTGCGGTCGACCTGAAGACCAGTCTGAGTATCTCCGAGGCCGCGATGGTGACGATCGCAAGATAATCGGCGCGTAGACGCAGGGTCGGGATGCCGAGTACGAGTGCGAGC is part of the Rhodococcus sovatensis genome and encodes:
- a CDS encoding branched-chain amino acid ABC transporter permease, which encodes MDILGALQVSLAQLIGPSAIFYALLAIGLNLHFGYAGLLNFGQIGFALLGGYGVGIMTITYQQPLWLGILVGLGAAGLLALVLGIPTLRLRADYLAIVTIAASEILRLVFRSTATDPVTKSTNGIFGFADPFTSLSPFDSGKQYAFIGVKFYGDDLWAMVVGWTLVLLLCGLIYLLTHSPWGRVLKAVREDEDAARSLGKNVFVYKMQALVLGGVIGGMGGVFNALQTKSINPDFYSTAQTFFAFGALILGGAATVFGPVLGAMLFWFLLSIPDALLRQAISGPDPLLNLSEQQVGATRFVLLGILIAVLMVFRPQGILGNKREVQLNA
- a CDS encoding ABC transporter ATP-binding protein, translated to MPSSSTAGPSSKTGHGIKRVLSAEERSTLFAAVPQTPGAPKPDATLVVDGVSRTFGGLKAVDVAHLEIQRGCITGLIGPNGAGKTTLFNLLTGFDRPDTGTWSMDGQSLGKMHPHQVARKGVVRTFQLTKALSKLTVLDNVRLGATGQRGERIFNTLMPWTWKKQEKEITERAYQLLERFKLDTKADDLAGSMSGGQRKLLEMARALMTDPAVVMLDEPMAGVNPALTQSLLGHIKSLRDDGMTVVFVEHDMDVIRDISDWVVVMAQGSVIAESTPEDLSNNGAVVDAYLGSHHDQALEFDENGNPVGATAELAEALEQAEAEELEAGGDLSGPEFVAPADITPAPAKHAKEEDGS
- a CDS encoding ABC transporter ATP-binding protein; the encoded protein is MSEPSTTKLTPAEFAATAGEHARLAEGALVRADNLVAGYIPGVNILNECNFFLKDGEIVGIIGPNGAGKSTLLKTLFGLIPVREGSVKLRGDNITSAEAHVLVTKGVGYVPQTQNVFPSLTIEENLEMGIYLRPKKFTERFEFVSELFPLLGERKKVKAGALSGGERQMVAMGRALMMEPSVLLLDEPSAGLSPMFQDEVFIRCKKINATGVSIIMVEQNARRCLQICDRGYVLDQGRNAYTDTGTNLMNDPKVIELYLGTLAGSKEKK